Proteins co-encoded in one Desulfitibacter alkalitolerans DSM 16504 genomic window:
- the rpmC gene encoding 50S ribosomal protein L29, translating to MKANKLRDLSKQEVARKVDDLKQELFNLRFQLATGQLDNPMRIRQVRKDIARAKTILREIEINEG from the coding sequence ATGAAAGCTAATAAATTGAGAGATTTATCAAAACAGGAAGTTGCCCGTAAAGTTGACGATTTGAAGCAGGAGTTGTTCAACCTAAGATTTCAGTTAGCAACTGGTCAGCTGGATAATCCAATGAGAATCAGGCAGGTTAGAAAAGATATAGCTAGGGCCAAAACTATACTCAGAGAAATAGAGATTAATGAAGGTTAG
- the rplP gene encoding 50S ribosomal protein L16 has translation MLMPKRVKFRRQHRGSLKGTAHKGNTIDYGEYGLQALENGWISSRQIEAARVAMTRFIKRGGKVWIKIFPDRPVTAKPAETRMGSGKGAPEYWVAVVKPGRVMFELAGVSEEVAKEAMRLASHKLSVKTKFVKRAGVGGEADES, from the coding sequence ATGTTGATGCCAAAAAGAGTTAAATTTCGTAGACAGCATAGAGGTTCTTTAAAAGGAACGGCCCATAAGGGCAATACAATTGATTATGGTGAGTATGGTTTACAGGCTTTAGAAAATGGCTGGATCAGCAGCCGTCAAATAGAAGCTGCCCGTGTTGCTATGACAAGGTTCATTAAGAGGGGCGGTAAGGTTTGGATAAAAATCTTCCCAGATAGACCAGTTACAGCAAAACCTGCCGAAACACGTATGGGTAGCGGTAAAGGTGCACCTGAGTATTGGGTTGCAGTTGTTAAGCCTGGTCGTGTTATGTTTGAGTTAGCAGGCGTTAGTGAAGAGGTTGCAAAAGAAGCAATGCGTCTAGCTTCTCACAAACTCTCAGTAAAAACCAAGTTTGTAAAACGTGCAGGAGTGGGTGGTGAGGCCGATGAAAGCTAA
- the rpsC gene encoding 30S ribosomal protein S3 encodes MGQKVHPKGLRIGIIKDWDAKWYADKNYAELLHEDIKIREYIKKKLFASGISTVEIERAANKVKVSVHTAKPGIVIGKGGAEVENLRKDIEKISGKQVAINIIEIKKPELDAQLVAEGVAQQLEKRVSFRRAMKQAVSRSMKFGAEGIKIMCAGRLAGAEMARTEWYSEGKVPLHTLRADIDYGFAEANTTYGKIGIKVWIYKGEVLPEAKKQPAQEGGN; translated from the coding sequence GTGGGTCAAAAGGTTCATCCTAAGGGATTAAGAATTGGTATTATCAAAGATTGGGATGCCAAGTGGTATGCTGACAAAAACTATGCAGAACTTCTTCATGAAGACATTAAAATACGAGAATATATTAAGAAGAAGCTTTTTGCTTCCGGCATCTCTACTGTGGAAATAGAAAGAGCAGCAAATAAAGTTAAAGTATCTGTGCATACTGCAAAGCCAGGTATTGTAATTGGTAAGGGTGGAGCAGAAGTAGAGAACCTGCGCAAGGACATTGAAAAAATATCAGGCAAACAGGTAGCGATAAATATTATTGAAATTAAAAAACCTGAGCTAGATGCTCAACTAGTAGCTGAAGGTGTAGCTCAGCAGTTAGAAAAACGTGTTTCCTTCCGGAGAGCAATGAAACAGGCCGTTAGTCGCTCAATGAAATTTGGTGCCGAAGGCATAAAAATAATGTGTGCTGGTCGTTTGGCTGGTGCTGAAATGGCTAGAACAGAATGGTATAGTGAAGGTAAGGTACCCCTGCATACATTGAGAGCTGATATAGACTACGGTTTTGCCGAAGCTAATACCACTTATGGAAAGATTGGTATTAAAGTTTGGATTTATAAAGGTGAAGTTCTTCCGGAGGCAAAGAAACAACCTGCCCAGGAAGGGGGAAACTAA
- the rplV gene encoding 50S ribosomal protein L22 → MESKAVAKYIRMSPTKIRQVADLIRGKSVREALAILRYTPKGSGLPISKVVKSAAANAEHNFEMDTDRLYISKIMIDQGPTLKRFKPRAMGRADRIRKRTSHITVVVSEREEVN, encoded by the coding sequence ATGGAATCAAAAGCTGTTGCTAAATATATAAGAATGTCACCTACCAAGATCCGTCAGGTAGCTGATTTAATAAGAGGCAAGAGTGTACGTGAAGCGTTAGCGATTTTGAGATATACCCCTAAAGGTTCAGGACTACCTATCTCAAAAGTGGTAAAATCAGCCGCGGCTAATGCTGAGCACAATTTTGAAATGGATACGGACAGATTGTATATTTCAAAGATTATGATTGACCAGGGTCCAACCTTAAAAAGGTTTAAACCAAGGGCAATGGGAAGAGCAGATAGAATACGTAAGAGAACCAGCCATATTACTGTAGTAGTTAGTGAAAGGGAGGAGGTTAATTAG
- the rpsS gene encoding 30S ribosomal protein S19 translates to MGRSLKKGPFCDPKLLKKIDAINEKGDKKVIKTWSRSSTIFPQMVGHTIAVHDGRKHIPVYITEDMVGHKLGEFAPTRTFKGHGSHTERSTSLK, encoded by the coding sequence ATGGGCAGATCTCTAAAGAAGGGTCCCTTTTGTGATCCAAAATTGTTAAAGAAAATTGATGCCATCAATGAAAAAGGTGATAAAAAGGTAATTAAGACCTGGTCAAGAAGTTCTACTATTTTTCCTCAAATGGTAGGTCATACAATAGCCGTTCATGATGGACGCAAGCATATACCTGTTTACATTACCGAGGACATGGTGGGACATAAGCTGGGCGAATTTGCGCCAACCAGGACTTTTAAAGGTCACGGATCCCATACTGAAAGATCAACTAGTCTTAAATAA
- the rplB gene encoding 50S ribosomal protein L2, with amino-acid sequence MGIKKFKPTSPGRRQMTVSTFEEITTDKPEKSLLAPLRKNSGRNAQGRITVRHRGGGHKRAYRIIDFKRNKDGIPATVATIEYDPNRSANIALVNYADGEKRYILAPNGLKVGDKIESGPESDIKVGNCLPLQNIPVGSIIHNIELKEGKGAQMVRSAGASAQLMAKEGSYAHVRLPSGEVRLVHVRCRATIGQVGNLTHENITIGKAGRSRWLGKRPVVRGVVMNPVDHPHGGGEGRSPIGRNPVTPWGKPALGAKTRKKNKPSDKYIVKRRNA; translated from the coding sequence ATGGGTATCAAGAAATTTAAGCCAACCTCTCCTGGTAGACGTCAGATGACTGTTTCAACCTTTGAAGAAATCACAACGGATAAGCCAGAAAAAAGTCTGTTAGCTCCCTTAAGAAAAAATTCTGGCCGTAATGCCCAGGGTAGAATAACAGTTAGACACAGGGGCGGCGGTCATAAGAGGGCTTATAGAATAATTGATTTCAAAAGGAATAAGGATGGTATTCCAGCAACTGTAGCTACCATTGAATATGATCCAAATCGTTCTGCAAATATAGCACTTGTAAATTATGCAGATGGAGAAAAAAGATATATTCTAGCACCAAATGGTTTAAAGGTTGGAGATAAAATAGAGTCAGGTCCAGAATCTGATATTAAAGTTGGTAATTGTCTACCACTGCAAAATATTCCTGTTGGTAGTATAATCCACAACATTGAATTAAAAGAAGGTAAAGGTGCACAGATGGTTAGATCCGCTGGAGCCTCTGCACAGCTTATGGCAAAAGAGGGAAGCTATGCACATGTGAGATTGCCATCTGGAGAAGTAAGGTTAGTCCACGTAAGATGTAGAGCAACTATAGGTCAGGTTGGTAATCTTACTCACGAGAATATTACCATTGGAAAAGCAGGCAGATCTCGCTGGTTAGGAAAAAGACCAGTTGTTCGTGGTGTAGTAATGAACCCTGTTGATCACCCACATGGTGGTGGTGAAGGTAGATCACCAATAGGTCGTAATCCAGTTACACCTTGGGGTAAACCGGCGCTTGGAGCAAAGACAAGGAAGAAGAATAAACCGTCAGACAAATATATTGTAAAACGTAGGAATGCTTAA
- the rplW gene encoding 50S ribosomal protein L23, translating to MRNPHDIIIKPVISEKTTDLMADSKYTFIVDNKANKVEIANAVEKIFNVTVERVNTLKVKGKNRRMGRFIGKTPTRKKAIVTLKEGDKIEIIEGL from the coding sequence ATGCGTAATCCTCATGACATTATTATTAAACCTGTTATCTCTGAAAAAACTACTGATTTAATGGCTGACAGCAAATACACTTTTATTGTTGATAATAAAGCTAACAAGGTAGAAATTGCAAATGCCGTTGAAAAGATATTTAATGTAACTGTGGAAAGAGTTAATACCCTTAAAGTGAAGGGTAAAAATAGAAGAATGGGACGTTTTATTGGTAAAACTCCTACTCGTAAGAAAGCAATTGTTACCTTAAAAGAGGGAGACAAAATTGAGATTATTGAAGGACTATAA
- the rplD gene encoding 50S ribosomal protein L4: MPVVAIYNVQGQQVGDLELNDSIFAANINQAAVHQVVVNHLANLRRGTHSTKSRGEVRGGGKKPWRQKGTGRARVGTIRSPLWRGGSIIFGPKPRDYSYSVPRKLKRVALKSAFSSKVKDDKFIVLDQLSFEAPKTKEMVNILKALNNTGVKTLVIIAEKDDNVTKSIRNIAGVNVINSNNINVYDLVNHEKLIMTKDAVAKVEEVLA; encoded by the coding sequence ATGCCCGTTGTAGCAATCTATAATGTCCAAGGCCAACAAGTTGGAGATTTAGAATTAAATGACAGTATTTTTGCTGCCAATATAAATCAAGCTGCTGTACATCAGGTTGTGGTAAATCACCTTGCAAATCTTAGAAGAGGAACTCACTCCACTAAGAGCAGGGGAGAAGTAAGAGGCGGCGGGAAAAAACCATGGAGACAAAAGGGTACAGGTAGGGCTAGAGTTGGAACAATACGTTCTCCCTTGTGGAGAGGTGGTTCAATAATCTTTGGGCCAAAACCAAGAGACTATAGCTATAGTGTGCCAAGAAAATTAAAAAGAGTGGCTTTAAAATCTGCATTTTCATCCAAGGTAAAGGACGATAAATTTATTGTATTAGACCAACTTTCCTTTGAAGCACCAAAAACAAAGGAAATGGTAAATATACTAAAAGCACTAAACAATACAGGCGTAAAAACATTAGTAATTATTGCCGAAAAGGACGATAATGTTACTAAGTCCATTAGAAACATTGCAGGTGTAAATGTAATAAATTCAAACAACATCAATGTTTATGATCTTGTAAACCATGAGAAATTAATCATGACCAAGGATGCTGTTGCAAAGGTTGAGGAGGTGTTGGCATAA
- the rplC gene encoding 50S ribosomal protein L3, protein MSNAILGIKKGMTQVFQDTGEVVPVTVIAAGPCIVLQKKTVETDGYNAIQVGFYEAKPNRVNKPMKGHFAKAGNNKVFKYIKEFRIDNVDQYEVGQAINVEIFNPGDKVDVTAKSKGKGFAGSIKRHNFGRGPTSHGSKYHRGTGSLSAKGPARVFKGRKMPGRMGGEKVTTLNLEIVKVFPGENLLLVKGAVPGPSKGLVYVKNSVKTK, encoded by the coding sequence ATGTCCAACGCTATTTTAGGAATTAAAAAGGGTATGACTCAGGTGTTCCAAGATACAGGTGAAGTTGTGCCAGTTACTGTGATAGCTGCAGGTCCATGTATAGTCCTTCAGAAAAAAACTGTGGAAACAGATGGATATAATGCTATTCAAGTAGGGTTTTATGAAGCAAAGCCAAATAGAGTGAATAAACCCATGAAGGGTCACTTTGCAAAGGCAGGAAACAATAAGGTCTTTAAATATATTAAAGAATTTAGAATTGATAATGTAGACCAGTATGAGGTTGGGCAGGCAATAAATGTTGAAATATTTAATCCTGGAGACAAGGTAGATGTTACTGCCAAGTCAAAAGGTAAAGGCTTTGCTGGTTCAATCAAGAGGCATAATTTTGGCAGAGGTCCAACAAGCCATGGTTCAAAATACCATAGGGGTACTGGTTCATTAAGTGCCAAAGGCCCAGCCAGGGTCTTTAAGGGTCGAAAAATGCCAGGGCGCATGGGTGGCGAAAAGGTGACAACCTTGAATCTGGAAATAGTAAAGGTTTTTCCAGGTGAGAATCTGTTGTTAGTTAAGGGAGCCGTTCCTGGTCCTAGTAAAGGTTTAGTTTATGTAAAGAATTCAGTAAAGACCAAGTAA
- the rpsJ gene encoding 30S ribosomal protein S10, which yields MAKNKIRIRLKAFDHQLLDQSSQRIVETAKRTGANVSGPIPLPTEKNIYTILRSPHVNKDSREQFEMRTHKRLIDINEPTPKTVDALMRLDLPAGVDIEIKL from the coding sequence ATGGCAAAAAATAAAATTAGAATTCGCCTTAAGGCTTTTGATCATCAGCTCCTTGATCAATCGTCTCAAAGAATTGTAGAAACTGCAAAGAGGACCGGTGCTAATGTATCTGGACCTATTCCACTTCCTACTGAGAAAAATATATATACAATTTTGAGGTCTCCCCACGTCAACAAGGATTCAAGGGAACAGTTTGAAATGAGGACTCATAAAAGACTCATTGATATAAACGAACCTACACCTAAAACAGTAGATGCATTAATGCGTCTTGACTTGCCGGCTGGCGTAGACATCGAAATAAAACTTTAG
- the tuf gene encoding elongation factor Tu, translating to MAKKKFERTKPHVNVGTIGHVDHGKTTLTAAITVCLSKKGGAVATAYDQIDNAPEERERGITISTAHVEYETDNRHYAHVDCPGHADYVKNMITGAAQMDGAILVVSAADGPMPQTREHILLARQVGVPYIVVFLNKADMVDDEELMELVEMEVRELLSEYEFPGDDIPVIPGSALKALECGCGENSCEWCSKINDLMDAVDSYIPTPERDKDKPFLMPVEDVFSITGRGTVATGRVERGQVKVQDEVEIVGLTEQPRKTVVTGVEMFRKLLDYAEAGDNVGCLLRGVDRQEIERGQVLAKPGSIKPLTKFSSEVYVLSKEEGGRHTPFFSGYRPQFYFRTTDVTGIIALPEGVEMVMPGDNIKMEISLITPIAIEPGLRFAIREGGRTVGAGVVSEIITD from the coding sequence ATGGCCAAGAAAAAATTTGAGAGGACCAAACCCCACGTTAACGTAGGAACAATAGGTCACGTAGACCATGGGAAGACAACATTAACAGCAGCAATAACAGTATGCCTATCAAAAAAAGGTGGAGCAGTAGCAACAGCATATGATCAAATTGACAATGCGCCAGAAGAAAGAGAAAGAGGCATAACAATCAGTACAGCCCACGTGGAATACGAAACAGATAACAGACACTATGCCCACGTTGACTGTCCAGGACACGCTGACTATGTAAAGAACATGATAACAGGAGCAGCCCAGATGGATGGAGCCATTCTGGTAGTAAGTGCAGCAGATGGACCAATGCCACAGACAAGAGAGCACATATTGCTGGCAAGACAGGTAGGAGTACCATATATAGTAGTATTTTTGAACAAAGCAGACATGGTAGATGACGAAGAATTAATGGAGCTAGTAGAAATGGAAGTAAGAGAACTACTAAGCGAATACGAATTTCCTGGAGACGACATACCAGTAATACCAGGCTCAGCATTAAAAGCATTAGAATGTGGATGTGGAGAAAACAGTTGTGAATGGTGCAGCAAGATAAATGACCTAATGGATGCAGTAGACAGCTATATCCCAACACCAGAAAGAGACAAGGATAAGCCATTCTTGATGCCGGTAGAAGACGTATTTAGCATTACAGGTCGTGGGACAGTGGCAACAGGAAGAGTAGAAAGAGGCCAGGTAAAAGTACAAGACGAAGTAGAAATAGTAGGATTAACAGAGCAGCCAAGAAAGACAGTAGTAACAGGAGTAGAAATGTTCCGTAAGCTACTAGACTATGCAGAAGCAGGAGACAACGTGGGCTGTTTGTTAAGAGGAGTAGACAGACAAGAAATTGAAAGAGGTCAGGTATTAGCAAAGCCAGGCTCAATCAAGCCATTAACAAAATTCAGTTCAGAAGTATACGTTTTAAGTAAAGAAGAAGGTGGAAGACACACACCATTTTTCTCAGGGTACAGACCACAGTTTTACTTTAGAACAACAGATGTGACAGGCATTATTGCATTACCAGAAGGAGTAGAGATGGTAATGCCTGGAGATAACATTAAAATGGAGATTTCCTTGATTACACCAATAGCCATTGAACCAGGACTGAGATTTGCAATTAGAGAAGGTGGAAGAACTGTTGGTGCAGGCGTTGTTTCTGAAATAATTACCGACTAA
- a CDS encoding PadR family transcriptional regulator produces MKENKVLRKLFLGFIQTHILLHAEKEPIYGQWLIEELRSHGYEISPGTLYPILHNLKDQGLLEVGMETVEGKQRKYYSITHKGSMVLKNAKTKVLELARELMEDD; encoded by the coding sequence ATGAAAGAAAATAAGGTTTTAAGAAAACTCTTTTTAGGATTTATTCAAACCCACATCCTGCTGCATGCAGAAAAAGAACCTATATATGGTCAATGGCTAATTGAAGAACTAAGAAGTCACGGCTACGAAATTAGTCCTGGCACACTATATCCTATACTACACAATTTGAAAGATCAGGGTTTATTAGAAGTAGGCATGGAGACGGTAGAAGGCAAACAAAGAAAGTACTACAGTATAACCCATAAAGGCAGTATGGTTTTGAAAAATGCTAAAACCAAGGTTCTTGAACTAGCAAGGGAGTTGATGGAAGATGACTGA
- a CDS encoding ABC transporter ATP-binding protein: protein MTDMLSNIMKINKNPETLFTIQNVTYKHILSIEQLEISKGVTCILGESGAGKSTFLKLLNNLISPDQGQIIFKNQVLESMDPLDLRQRIVMLMQSPVIFSGTVRDNLLFGLRVAEKNMAHDNKLLDILKWLELEKISLDADAVLLSGGEKQRICMGRLTLMDPEVFLLDEPSAALDEKNQELIINRITQHARDNDRDLIMILHSEQIGRKYSDCLIHFKKDFSIVKEVL, encoded by the coding sequence ATGACTGATATGCTATCTAATATAATGAAAATAAACAAAAACCCTGAAACCCTTTTTACTATTCAAAATGTCACTTATAAACATATCCTCTCTATTGAACAGCTGGAAATATCTAAAGGGGTAACTTGCATTTTAGGTGAAAGTGGTGCAGGAAAAAGTACTTTTTTAAAGCTGTTAAACAATTTAATAAGCCCAGATCAGGGTCAAATTATCTTTAAAAATCAAGTTTTGGAATCAATGGATCCTCTGGACTTACGGCAAAGGATTGTAATGTTAATGCAATCCCCAGTAATTTTTTCTGGTACTGTCAGGGACAATTTGCTGTTTGGTTTAAGGGTTGCAGAAAAAAACATGGCCCATGATAATAAATTGTTAGATATTCTAAAATGGCTTGAGCTAGAAAAGATTTCTTTAGATGCTGATGCGGTTCTTTTGTCTGGAGGCGAGAAACAGCGCATTTGCATGGGACGTCTAACGTTAATGGACCCAGAAGTTTTTCTCTTGGATGAACCTTCAGCGGCCTTAGATGAAAAAAACCAGGAGTTGATTATTAATAGAATCACCCAGCATGCAAGGGACAATGATAGGGATTTAATCATGATTCTCCATTCTGAACAGATAGGCAGAAAATATAGCGACTGTCTAATTCATTTTAAAAAGGACTTTTCAATTGTCAAGGAGGTATTGTAA
- a CDS encoding ABC transporter permease: MEEQVVNIGIGNLLLAYVFWLFLLLLFYKTKINKERELVIGTVRMTIQLILMGFLLDYIFKNQNWMITILILSLMLSFAVYNVFGRTKIPLSRAMQKVIAVSIVVGTCFSIFYFLLVILALQPWYDARYFIPIAGMIIGNSMSGISLGVERLVHGMINRRELIEGTLALGASPAAASMEIVQDAYNAAILPSINSMMGMGIVFLPGLMTGQILAGISPNTAIAYQIAIMLAIVGSVGLSVFILVQLGYRTFFNKRAQLMLKNI; the protein is encoded by the coding sequence ATGGAGGAGCAGGTTGTTAATATTGGTATTGGAAATTTATTACTGGCTTATGTCTTTTGGCTTTTCCTATTGCTTTTATTTTATAAGACCAAAATAAATAAAGAGCGGGAACTGGTTATTGGCACTGTCAGAATGACAATTCAGTTAATCTTAATGGGGTTTTTATTGGATTATATATTTAAAAATCAAAACTGGATGATAACTATTTTAATCTTAAGTTTAATGCTATCCTTTGCGGTTTATAATGTTTTTGGCAGAACTAAAATTCCCTTAAGCAGGGCAATGCAGAAGGTCATTGCAGTTTCAATAGTGGTAGGCACCTGCTTCTCCATATTTTATTTTTTGTTAGTTATTCTAGCCCTGCAGCCCTGGTATGACGCTCGTTACTTTATACCCATTGCCGGCATGATTATAGGCAATTCCATGTCAGGCATATCCCTGGGTGTAGAACGCTTAGTTCACGGTATGATTAACAGGCGTGAACTAATTGAGGGAACCCTTGCTTTAGGCGCATCACCAGCTGCAGCTTCCATGGAAATTGTCCAGGATGCCTATAACGCTGCAATACTGCCCAGCATAAATTCAATGATGGGTATGGGCATTGTATTTTTACCAGGTTTAATGACGGGACAAATTTTAGCCGGCATATCACCCAATACTGCCATTGCCTATCAGATAGCCATTATGTTAGCTATTGTAGGAAGCGTGGGTTTGTCTGTTTTTATATTAGTTCAATTGGGCTACAGAACTTTCTTTAACAAACGTGCCCAGCTTATGTTAAAAAACATTTGA
- the menC gene encoding o-succinylbenzoate synthase produces MKIEKVEIRQVELPLLSYFETSFGRDEVRKALIIGIHSEGLDGYGEVVASEFPGYSYETLGTSLHVIKDFLIPIANKNNWSTPQELSDRFEVVKGHPMAKAGFEGAVWDLYGRQHQQPLVNLIGGVKEKIGTGVSIGIQDSIPKLVELIEGYLEEKYQRIKVKIKPNWDLEMLREVRKKFPNILLMADANSAYTLDDIELFKEMEDLGLMMIEQPLSHDDIIDHAALQKELKTPICLDESILNPDDARKAHELGSCKIINIKVGRVGGLTRSIKLHDICADLGLPVWCGGMLETGIGRAQNLALAALPNFTIPGDTSASKRYFAEDIVDIPAVINADGTIDVPTGPGIGVNPDLEVMDKYTTLKQVIKL; encoded by the coding sequence TTGAAGATAGAAAAGGTAGAGATCCGGCAGGTTGAATTGCCCTTGCTCAGCTACTTTGAAACCAGTTTTGGCAGAGATGAGGTACGCAAAGCACTTATTATTGGAATTCACAGTGAAGGACTAGATGGATATGGAGAGGTTGTGGCATCTGAATTTCCCGGCTATAGCTATGAAACCCTCGGTACATCCCTGCATGTAATTAAGGATTTTTTAATTCCCATTGCCAATAAGAATAATTGGAGTACTCCCCAGGAATTATCAGATAGATTTGAAGTTGTAAAGGGTCATCCAATGGCCAAGGCAGGTTTTGAGGGAGCTGTATGGGATTTATATGGCAGGCAGCATCAACAGCCCCTAGTAAATTTGATAGGTGGGGTTAAAGAAAAAATAGGAACGGGAGTCAGTATAGGCATCCAGGATAGCATTCCAAAGCTTGTTGAGCTGATAGAAGGCTATTTAGAAGAGAAATACCAGAGAATAAAAGTAAAAATCAAGCCCAATTGGGATCTGGAAATGTTAAGGGAAGTGCGCAAGAAATTTCCTAATATACTTTTAATGGCAGATGCTAATTCAGCTTATACACTAGATGACATTGAACTTTTTAAGGAAATGGAAGACTTGGGTTTAATGATGATTGAGCAACCTCTAAGTCATGATGACATAATTGACCATGCAGCCTTGCAAAAAGAATTAAAAACACCCATTTGTCTGGATGAAAGCATTCTTAATCCGGACGATGCAAGAAAAGCCCATGAACTTGGCAGCTGCAAAATTATTAATATCAAGGTAGGACGTGTTGGCGGCTTGACAAGGTCCATTAAGCTCCATGATATTTGTGCTGATTTAGGGCTTCCAGTCTGGTGCGGCGGCATGCTGGAAACAGGAATTGGTCGTGCCCAAAACCTGGCCCTGGCAGCTCTGCCAAACTTTACAATACCAGGTGATACCTCAGCATCCAAGAGATACTTTGCAGAAGATATTGTAGATATACCTGCTGTCATCAATGCTGATGGAACTATTGATGTGCCAACAGGGCCTGGCATAGGTGTTAATCCTGACCTTGAAGTTATGGATAAATATACCACACTAAAGCAAGTCATCAAACTATAA
- a CDS encoding GNAT family N-acetyltransferase, translating to MDENAIIIRPLTEMKEFRACHTVQAKTWGLKDMEEVIPDHQLFTAHRNGGLVVGAFHGGEMIGFSYGFVGLNHQNKPIFCSHILAVLPQYRGMGLGYKMKLAQREGVLTKGIDIINWTFDPLEAANAKLNFTKLGGISTTYYINHYGEMLDELNRGLPSDRLLVEWHINTNRVKDIIGGKDIKMPGEAFKVLELIPGTNGPEPLIREFKAEKAVLLDIPVGFQKLKKDNKDLALKWRLALRNALCHYFDRGYYINCLNNITDKKATYILVKGGQLS from the coding sequence ATGGATGAAAATGCTATTATAATACGCCCCTTAACGGAAATGAAAGAATTCCGTGCCTGTCATACAGTTCAAGCTAAAACCTGGGGCCTTAAGGATATGGAGGAAGTGATTCCTGATCACCAGCTTTTTACAGCCCATAGAAATGGAGGGCTGGTGGTAGGGGCCTTCCATGGCGGGGAAATGATAGGCTTCTCCTATGGCTTTGTTGGCTTAAACCATCAAAACAAGCCAATTTTTTGCTCCCATATTCTTGCAGTTCTTCCCCAGTATAGAGGCATGGGCCTAGGATATAAAATGAAGCTGGCCCAAAGGGAAGGTGTTCTTACTAAAGGAATAGATATAATTAATTGGACATTTGATCCCCTTGAGGCAGCAAATGCAAAGCTAAACTTCACCAAGCTGGGAGGTATATCCACTACATATTATATAAACCATTATGGAGAAATGCTTGATGAGCTAAATAGGGGATTGCCATCTGATAGATTACTAGTTGAATGGCATATAAATACTAACAGAGTTAAGGATATTATTGGAGGAAAAGATATTAAAATGCCTGGGGAAGCTTTTAAAGTACTTGAACTTATACCAGGCACCAATGGTCCAGAGCCATTAATTAGAGAATTTAAAGCAGAAAAAGCAGTACTGCTTGACATACCAGTAGGTTTTCAAAAGCTAAAAAAAGATAATAAAGATTTAGCTCTAAAATGGCGCTTGGCTTTAAGAAATGCCTTATGCCACTATTTTGACAGAGGCTATTATATAAACTGTCTAAACAATATTACAGATAAAAAAGCAACCTATATTTTGGTTAAAGGGGGACAATTGTCTTGA